A window of the Vigna angularis cultivar LongXiaoDou No.4 chromosome 3, ASM1680809v1, whole genome shotgun sequence genome harbors these coding sequences:
- the LOC108326488 gene encoding ras-related protein RABF1 isoform X1 gives MGCGSSFPERGSKQMGRPNSEDGGGQDARNLRVKLVLLGDSGVGKSCIVLRFVRGQFDATSKVTVGASFLSQTIALQDSTTVKFEIWDTAGQERYAALAPLYYRGAAVAVIVYDITSPESFSKAQYWVKELQKHGSPDIVMALVGNKADLQEKREVAVQDGTEYAEKNGMFFIETSAKTADNINELFEDIVDYATSKLPPDVLAA, from the exons ATGGGTTGCGGCTCCTCCTTTCCGG AAAGGGGTTCAAAGCAGATGGGTCGACCCAATTCCGAGGATGGTGGAGGGCAGGACGCCAGGAATCTTAGGGTCAAG CTTGTTCTCTTAGGTGATTCTGGTGTTGGTAAAAGCTGTATTGTTCTACGATTTGTACGTGGTCAGTTTGATGCAACATCCAAA GTGACTGTTGGAGCTTCTTTTTTGTCGCAAACAATAGCTCTGCAAGACTCTACAAcagtaaaatttgaaatatggGATACTGCTGGTCAAGAGAG gTACGCCGCATTAGCACCTCTCTATTACCGAGGTGCAGCAGTTGCAGTTATTGTCTATGATATAACAAGCCCAGAATCTTTTAGCAAAGCACAGTACTGGGTTAAG GAGCTACAAAAACATGGAAGCCCTGATATAGTGATGGCACTGGTCGGTAATAAAGCTGATCTTCAAGAGAAGCGGGAAGTTGCTGTCCAG GATGGCACTGAATATGCAGAGAAGAATGGTATGTTTTTCATAGAGACATCTGCAAAGACAGCAGATAATATAAATGAACTGTTTGAG GACATTGTTGACTATGCCACTAGCAAGCTTCCCCCTGATGTTCTTGCTGCCTGA
- the LOC108326488 gene encoding ras-related protein RABF1 isoform X3, producing MGCGSSFPERGSKQMGRPNSEDGGGQDARNLRVKVILVLVKAVLFYDLYVVSLMQHPKYAALAPLYYRGAAVAVIVYDITSPESFSKAQYWVKELQKHGSPDIVMALVGNKADLQEKREVAVQDGTEYAEKNGMFFIETSAKTADNINELFEDIVDYATSKLPPDVLAA from the exons ATGGGTTGCGGCTCCTCCTTTCCGG AAAGGGGTTCAAAGCAGATGGGTCGACCCAATTCCGAGGATGGTGGAGGGCAGGACGCCAGGAATCTTAGGGTCAAG GTGATTCTGGTGTTGGTAAAAGCTGTATTGTTCTACGATTTGTACGTGGTCAGTTTGATGCAACATCCAAA gTACGCCGCATTAGCACCTCTCTATTACCGAGGTGCAGCAGTTGCAGTTATTGTCTATGATATAACAAGCCCAGAATCTTTTAGCAAAGCACAGTACTGGGTTAAG GAGCTACAAAAACATGGAAGCCCTGATATAGTGATGGCACTGGTCGGTAATAAAGCTGATCTTCAAGAGAAGCGGGAAGTTGCTGTCCAG GATGGCACTGAATATGCAGAGAAGAATGGTATGTTTTTCATAGAGACATCTGCAAAGACAGCAGATAATATAAATGAACTGTTTGAG GACATTGTTGACTATGCCACTAGCAAGCTTCCCCCTGATGTTCTTGCTGCCTGA
- the LOC108326488 gene encoding ras-related protein RABF1 isoform X2, with protein MGCGSSFPERGSKQMGRPNSEDGGGQDARNLRVKLVLLGDSGVGKSCIVLRFVRGQFDATSKVTVGASFLSQTIALQDSTTVKFEIWDTAGQERYAALAPLYYRGAAVAVIVYDITSPESFSKAQYWVKELQKHGSPDIVMALVGNKADLQEKREVAVQDGTEYAEKNGMFFIETSAKTADNINELFEEIAKRLPRPSVS; from the exons ATGGGTTGCGGCTCCTCCTTTCCGG AAAGGGGTTCAAAGCAGATGGGTCGACCCAATTCCGAGGATGGTGGAGGGCAGGACGCCAGGAATCTTAGGGTCAAG CTTGTTCTCTTAGGTGATTCTGGTGTTGGTAAAAGCTGTATTGTTCTACGATTTGTACGTGGTCAGTTTGATGCAACATCCAAA GTGACTGTTGGAGCTTCTTTTTTGTCGCAAACAATAGCTCTGCAAGACTCTACAAcagtaaaatttgaaatatggGATACTGCTGGTCAAGAGAG gTACGCCGCATTAGCACCTCTCTATTACCGAGGTGCAGCAGTTGCAGTTATTGTCTATGATATAACAAGCCCAGAATCTTTTAGCAAAGCACAGTACTGGGTTAAG GAGCTACAAAAACATGGAAGCCCTGATATAGTGATGGCACTGGTCGGTAATAAAGCTGATCTTCAAGAGAAGCGGGAAGTTGCTGTCCAG GATGGCACTGAATATGCAGAGAAGAATGGTATGTTTTTCATAGAGACATCTGCAAAGACAGCAGATAATATAAATGAACTGTTTGAG GAAATTGCAAAAAGACTGCCTCGCCCATCAGTTAGTTGA